ATTAACTTACGTTTATATCCATACTGAATCAAAAGATCGCCCAGTTGATGCTCTTCATTAAATTTTTGTATGGGCGATCGCCCCTCTCCTGATGCTTTCTGCTTATTACAAAGAGGAGTTTGAGTGCTTGGTGGCAAATCCTGAGGTTCAATTACTGCTACGGGCAAACCTTCCAGATATTCAAAATACAGCAATGTAGATTGACAGCCTACTGGTTTACGAGAGTAGTACCATGCTTGAGCAAATACATTATTTTCCTTAGCGTATGCCAGTAAATGCCCTTCAATATTTTCATTAACCAGTAAAATCACAGCTTCTGCTGTAGCGGGTAATTGTGATTTAGAATAAGGTTGCTCGACTGCCAGAATAATCCGGTATCGATTGCCTTTATTTCCAGTGTAATGTGAATACGAACCATAAATCACATGCCCAATATTCATCATTTTTAAGGTTTGATGAATTAATAATGGATCGGGTGCGCCATCAATTTCGCAGCCGTTATCATCGATGCGTTTATCACAATCAATCATAAGCAGATTGGCCATGCTATCGGTGTTGGCATCATTCCGAGGCATACACCGCCCCTTCTCAACTTCGTTCAAAGAGGTTCTTATAAAATGGCTTCCATCCTTATTGCCATACGGAGCTTGTCTTAATTTATCGAGTAGCTCATCGCCATTGATGTTTTTAAATTGATTGGTTACTGTAACTCCGGTTTCTGTCGAAGACACTACAGTATTCTTCAAAATTGATATAAAATCTGTCATGTTAAATCCCTATAATGAGGGGGCGGTCACCCCCGATGCCCAAACTTTATTGGTTAATGCTTTTCTCATTGCTGAGGAGGGCATTAATCTCAATCCTTATTTCATCCAGCCTAAATGGAAGGTCACTCCAAAAGCTCCAAAGGGCTGGAAACTCAATTAAGCGGTTAAGAAATGTTGATACATCCTCAATAAGTTTTTGTTGGCGTTCACACTCAATAAGGGAGGCCATTTCCTCTTGCTGTTTAATTCGTTGAATAGGGTCTTTATAACGGGCAATCTCTTCTGACAGCATAAAATAATCACAAGTCCCATTAGGGTTCTTGGTGCTTTCTATTGGGATAAATCGCTTGTTACGAAGGTATGAGGCATAGGAATGGAGTGAATCATTATTATCAGCAAGCCCCATGTCGCCCAGTCTTTTTCGGTTAAGTATTGATCCGCCAAGCATGGCTTTTAGACATTTAGACGCTTTTGTTTTTGTATTGTTATTCATGGTTGTTCATCCTGTACGTTTTCGTTAATCCATTGTTGAATAGCTGTTGCGTGCCAAACCAGCACTGAGCTATGAAGTTTTGTGGGTTTAGGGAAGGCTCCCTTCTCCCACCATCGTCTCAGGGTCAAGCGGTTGCGTCCTGTGATTTGTTCAACGTCATTGATATAGAGCAATTGACGTTCGAGGGTATTATTCATTTAATGCCCTCCAATTGAGGGAAGATATCTATCCGGCATTGGGCAAGGTAATTATCCAGATCGGATTTCAGGTACATGAATCTGCGTTTACCAATGCGATAGCAGGGTAAGGGAATGGGGGTGCGATTACGCCACTCCCATAATGTTTTGGGTTTAATTCCCAGATATGCTGCTGCTTCGTTAGTATCGAATCGTTTGTCCACTGTTTACCTCCGTTAGATCGTTTAAATCGGGATAGTTAACAGAGTAAACGGGTTTAAAAATTGGATGTGAGGGAGTCCAAGGGACTCCCTTCTTTAGTGAGAATTAATATTTTTCAATGTGGTGCGTGTCAATTTGTTTATGGGTTAAAAACGAGCATCAATACATGGAAGGTCTTTTCTGTAGGCAATTATTAATATTGTTTTGAAACGCTTTCTAAAAGCGTCATAACTTATATTAAATGACTCATCATATTCATCTTTACCTGCTATGTATGTTTCTTTGCGGTTTTTCATTTTTTTATAAGTAGTTACGATTCCATTTTTTCCTAACATGTCTTGTAAGTTTTGAAAGCAATCCCAGCATAATTTGTTTAGTCCATCTGATGTAAGCTCTGCTTGTTTATCTGGAAGAAGCAAAGGCAAAATCTGTTGAATTACTGCTATATTGATCGCATTTCCCGTATATTGGATTGGCTCAAGGGCATTAAAAGTAGGTGCCGATTTTTTAAGTTTAATTGGTTCAGCTTTATCCTGTTTAGGGCGGGAGTGCTGAATGTCTTTAAAATTAGCATTAATAAGTGACGATACTACCTCTGGAGGCATTTCATAGCTAAGCTTATCAACACTCGTTACCCCAAAAACAATATCCGATTCTTGGAAATATTTAGGTTTTAATTCGTGAATGATTCCATCTTCATGGAGAGCTTCTA
The sequence above is drawn from the Legionella antarctica genome and encodes:
- a CDS encoding helix-turn-helix transcriptional regulator — protein: MNNTLERQLLYINDVEQITGRNRLTLRRWWEKGAFPKPTKLHSSVLVWHATAIQQWINENVQDEQP
- a CDS encoding helix-turn-helix domain-containing protein codes for the protein MDKRFDTNEAAAYLGIKPKTLWEWRNRTPIPLPCYRIGKRRFMYLKSDLDNYLAQCRIDIFPQLEGIK